One window from the genome of Pseudalkalibacillus hwajinpoensis encodes:
- a CDS encoding CpsD/CapB family tyrosine-protein kinase, protein MSRKERGAVKVDKERSLLTHQNPKSPIAEQYRTIRTNIQFASVEEDMRTIMVTSSGPMEGKSTTIANLGVVLAQQGKKVLIADTDLRKPTVHYTFRVMNTRGLTNVLTRQAELTDVTTATEVPNLDVLTSGPVPPNPSELLGSKAMDALIQEALTHYDIILFDCPPVLAVADSQIIANKVQGTVLVISSGTTEREAAVKAKERLDSAKGKLLGVVLNRKKMKDGSYYYYYAQK, encoded by the coding sequence TTGAGTCGTAAAGAGCGCGGAGCTGTTAAAGTTGACAAGGAAAGAAGTCTTTTAACGCACCAAAATCCAAAGTCACCAATCGCCGAGCAATACCGTACGATCCGTACAAATATTCAATTTGCTTCTGTTGAAGAAGATATGCGCACGATCATGGTAACCTCTTCTGGCCCAATGGAAGGGAAGTCTACAACGATCGCGAACCTTGGTGTTGTGCTCGCGCAACAAGGAAAAAAGGTTTTGATTGCTGATACGGATCTTCGTAAACCAACAGTTCACTATACATTCCGCGTGATGAACACAAGAGGATTAACAAATGTGCTTACGCGTCAAGCGGAGTTAACGGATGTTACGACGGCAACAGAAGTACCGAATCTAGACGTGCTAACAAGCGGTCCAGTTCCACCGAATCCATCTGAACTTCTTGGTTCAAAAGCAATGGATGCACTAATACAAGAAGCACTTACGCACTATGACATTATACTCTTCGACTGTCCTCCAGTACTTGCGGTGGCAGATTCGCAAATTATTGCGAATAAAGTTCAGGGAACAGTGCTTGTCATTAGTAGCGGAACGACCGAACGAGAAGCAGCGGTAAAAGCAAAAGAACGACTTGATTCAGCTAAGGGGAAGCTGCTTGGGGTTGTGCTTAACCGTAAGAAGATGAAAGACGGTAGCTATTATTACTACTACGCACAGAAATAA
- a CDS encoding polysaccharide biosynthesis protein, with the protein MTYRKRLSSLIVIDSLIVAFAIFISSFLLNYHDFLSSKPIIASSIVLLLGHHFFSYYYKLYKRAWQYASIGELVVIFRVVTFSIALAALAQFVMLQDIYFRALAITWMIHMLLIGGSRFAWRMFRDTYMNTKNKKKRVLVIGAGSAGRMIVRQLRQSVDSDLNPIGFIDDDIRKQNLEIMGVPVLGSTDDIEEQVRKLEIDNIVIAIPSLSKGEMKRIYEECSKTKAKTQIIPMIEDLMTGKLSINSFRDVKVEDLLGREPIKLDTDNIAETLTGKTVLVTGAGGSIGSEICRQVSKFNPDQVVLLGHGENSIYTIEMELRNTYGDTITFIPVIADVQDRERLGEVMKTHCPNVVYHAAAHKHVPLMEANPHESVKNNVIGTKNVAEAASDADVDTFVMVSTDKAVNPTSVMGATKRLAEMIVQQMDKISATRFVAVRFGNVLGSRGSVIPLFKKQIQKGGPVTVTHPDMVRYFMTIPEASRLVIQAGAMARGGEIFVLDMGEPVKIVDLAENLIKLSGYSVDEIGIKFAGVRPGEKLYEELLGKDEVHDEQIYPKIYVGKSINADLSVVMDFVGRFEDMDKLGVRERALDIAHNRVGSEEELVYAK; encoded by the coding sequence ATGACTTATCGAAAACGGTTATCGTCGTTAATCGTGATAGATTCATTGATTGTAGCTTTTGCGATTTTTATTAGTAGCTTTCTTCTTAATTATCATGATTTTTTATCATCAAAACCGATCATAGCTAGCTCGATTGTACTTTTACTTGGTCATCATTTCTTTTCATACTATTACAAGCTATACAAACGAGCATGGCAGTATGCGAGTATCGGGGAGCTAGTCGTTATATTCCGGGTCGTGACGTTCTCGATCGCTCTAGCAGCATTAGCACAATTCGTTATGCTACAGGATATATACTTCAGAGCGTTAGCGATCACGTGGATGATTCATATGTTACTCATCGGAGGCTCACGCTTCGCCTGGAGAATGTTCCGAGATACGTATATGAATACGAAAAATAAGAAGAAGCGCGTACTTGTGATCGGCGCTGGCTCAGCAGGGCGGATGATCGTTAGGCAGTTAAGGCAAAGTGTTGATTCTGACTTGAATCCAATTGGCTTTATCGATGATGATATCAGAAAGCAGAACTTAGAAATCATGGGTGTTCCTGTTCTTGGCTCAACAGATGATATCGAAGAACAAGTGAGAAAGCTTGAAATTGATAATATCGTCATTGCGATTCCCTCTCTCTCTAAAGGTGAGATGAAGCGCATTTACGAAGAATGCTCGAAAACAAAAGCGAAGACGCAAATCATTCCAATGATTGAAGACTTAATGACTGGTAAACTGTCGATCAACAGCTTTCGTGATGTGAAAGTAGAAGATTTATTAGGCCGCGAGCCGATTAAATTGGATACGGACAATATCGCTGAAACGCTCACTGGAAAAACAGTTCTCGTTACAGGTGCTGGCGGTTCCATCGGTTCTGAAATCTGTCGCCAGGTATCGAAATTCAATCCAGATCAAGTTGTTCTACTCGGTCACGGTGAAAACAGCATTTATACAATTGAAATGGAACTCCGCAATACATACGGTGACACCATTACGTTCATTCCAGTGATTGCGGACGTACAGGATCGTGAGCGTCTTGGCGAAGTGATGAAAACGCACTGTCCGAATGTTGTGTATCATGCGGCAGCGCATAAACACGTACCTTTAATGGAAGCAAACCCGCATGAATCGGTGAAAAATAACGTTATCGGAACGAAAAATGTTGCCGAAGCCGCAAGCGATGCGGACGTTGATACGTTCGTTATGGTATCAACAGATAAAGCCGTTAACCCAACAAGTGTCATGGGCGCAACAAAGCGTCTTGCGGAAATGATTGTCCAACAGATGGACAAGATCAGCGCGACACGATTCGTAGCCGTTCGTTTCGGTAATGTACTTGGCAGTCGTGGTAGCGTCATTCCACTCTTTAAGAAGCAAATTCAAAAAGGTGGACCGGTTACCGTCACGCATCCGGATATGGTTCGTTACTTTATGACCATCCCTGAAGCGTCAAGACTAGTGATTCAAGCTGGCGCAATGGCAAGAGGCGGAGAGATTTTTGTTCTTGATATGGGTGAGCCGGTTAAGATTGTGGATCTCGCGGAAAATCTTATTAAACTGTCCGGTTACTCGGTTGATGAGATTGGGATTAAGTTTGCCGGTGTGCGACCAGGTGAGAAGTTGTATGAAGAGCTTCTTGGTAAGGATGAGGTTCATGATGAGCAGATTTATCCTAAGATCTATGTTGGGAAGTCGATTAATGCGGATTTGAGTGTAGTGATGGATTTTGTTGGGCGGTTTGAGGATATGGATAAGTTGGGTGTGAGAGAGAGGGCTTTGGATATTGCGCATAATCGGGTTGGTTCTGAGGAAGAGTTGGTGTATGCGAAGTGA
- a CDS encoding sugar transferase — translation MYMKVKRVMDIVLSSLGIVILSPVFIVLIIAIKAESKGPVLFKQKRVGIHKKHFNILKFRTMRIDTPKDTPTHLLENPEQYITKVGKFMRKTSLDELPQIFNIFAGQMAVIGPRPALWNQYDLIEERDKYGANDVPPGLTGWAQINGRDELAIEVKSKLDGEYIERIGFGMDVKCFFGTLISIIKSDGVIEGGTGNMVDKEIASTKESSSK, via the coding sequence ATGTATATGAAGGTTAAGAGAGTTATGGATATTGTTCTTTCTTCATTAGGAATTGTGATATTATCACCGGTTTTTATCGTTTTAATTATTGCAATCAAGGCAGAATCGAAGGGGCCGGTACTATTTAAACAAAAACGTGTCGGTATTCATAAAAAGCATTTCAATATATTGAAGTTCCGTACGATGAGAATTGATACACCTAAGGACACTCCTACTCACTTATTAGAGAATCCGGAACAGTATATTACAAAAGTCGGGAAGTTTATGAGAAAGACAAGCTTGGATGAACTTCCGCAGATCTTTAATATATTTGCTGGTCAAATGGCAGTGATTGGACCTCGTCCAGCGCTTTGGAATCAGTATGATCTTATTGAAGAGCGTGATAAGTATGGGGCTAATGATGTTCCGCCTGGGTTGACTGGGTGGGCACAGATTAATGGGAGAGATGAGCTGGCTATTGAGGTGAAGTCAAAATTGGATGGGGAGTACATTGAGAGAATTGGTTTTGGGATGGATGTTAAGTGTTTTTTTGGTACTCTAATAAGTATTATTAAGAGTGATGGAGTTATTGAAGGTGGTACGGGTAACATGGTGGATAAAGAAATTGCTAGTACGAAGGAGAGCTCTTCCAAATGA
- a CDS encoding glycosyltransferase family 4 protein yields the protein MEKQIFICGNFGYENNQLDGQTIKTRVLKEELEKRINTNIVFTDTSYIKKNPISVLKDIFKKFIRSSHIIIMPDSRALKVLLPFYILLNNKKRDIRYVVIGGWLPSFLEANSIYRILCAKLNGIYVEANEMKNRMEKIGLNNIKVLPNFRDFSVEKKQKKGKHLPLRLVYFSRVIKEKGVELAIAAINELNKKETVVMLDIFGPLIEEYKPDFLEIMKNQGKEIEYKGYLEPDEIHEKLSEYDAMILPTYFSSEGFPGAVIDAYISGLPVLASDWKYNKEFVIDNYTGLIFKVKDIEDIIKKIEIILTNSNLLESLKENSLKQSLKYHVDFVIPEIIKDMNIDKT from the coding sequence ATGGAAAAGCAAATTTTTATTTGTGGTAACTTTGGTTATGAAAATAACCAATTAGATGGACAAACAATTAAGACTAGAGTTTTAAAAGAAGAGTTAGAGAAACGTATCAATACTAATATTGTTTTTACAGACACATCTTATATAAAAAAGAATCCAATTTCAGTACTAAAAGACATTTTTAAAAAATTCATAAGAAGTTCACATATTATTATTATGCCTGATAGCAGAGCATTAAAGGTGTTACTGCCATTTTATATACTTCTTAATAATAAAAAAAGGGATATTAGATATGTAGTAATTGGTGGTTGGTTACCTAGCTTTTTGGAAGCAAACAGCATTTATCGGATTTTATGCGCGAAACTTAACGGTATATATGTAGAAGCAAATGAAATGAAGAACAGGATGGAGAAAATAGGATTAAATAACATTAAAGTGTTGCCTAACTTCAGAGACTTTAGTGTTGAAAAAAAACAGAAAAAAGGAAAACACCTCCCGTTGAGACTTGTTTACTTTTCAAGAGTGATAAAGGAAAAAGGTGTGGAATTAGCAATAGCAGCTATAAATGAACTAAATAAAAAAGAAACAGTAGTTATGTTAGATATATTTGGGCCGCTAATTGAAGAATATAAGCCTGATTTTCTAGAGATAATGAAAAATCAAGGTAAAGAAATAGAATATAAAGGTTATTTAGAGCCTGATGAAATACACGAAAAATTATCTGAATATGATGCCATGATACTTCCTACATACTTTTCATCTGAAGGTTTTCCAGGGGCAGTGATAGATGCTTACATTTCAGGTCTTCCGGTATTAGCTTCTGATTGGAAATATAATAAAGAGTTTGTTATTGATAATTACACAGGTTTAATATTCAAAGTAAAAGACATTGAAGATATAATCAAAAAAATCGAAATAATATTAACAAACTCTAATTTACTCGAAAGCTTAAAAGAAAATAGTTTGAAGCAATCCTTAAAATATCATGTAGATTTTGTAATTCCAGAAATAATAAAAGATATGAATATAGATAAAACATGA
- a CDS encoding glycosyltransferase family 4 protein — translation MRKKVLFFAISKKELSGGQTMIYNALKHIDKANYDVELLVQSECPLSRKVEREGIKVNFLPFPNISLQKKRINSNWISIFISKILMVLTLLLFSIRTFQFVRKHEYEIVWCENIKVLLSVSLLKFSNVKLVFNMWSMVNSRLGIRLITLISNHIIVEGFFQKELFTSVKAPPITVIYTQIDKDIFKGSQINTRKETSKTIIGFLGGCRYSKGYDIFIEVAYNLVVRQGLTDLIFHVAGASQSDDLIDATDLRIKIDKLGDHIQINQWIEDKHFFYNEIDIFVSTSRSEGLPGAVREAMGFGLPVIATDVGGTQEALGETGLIITGNTREEIEKHCEQFIKHLVTYKRKSQILGSAAHKRANDLFIGYGWVKQLEKVFSKQ, via the coding sequence ATGAGGAAAAAAGTACTTTTTTTTGCGATTTCTAAAAAAGAATTATCTGGTGGCCAAACCATGATTTATAATGCCTTGAAACATATTGATAAAGCAAACTATGATGTTGAATTACTTGTTCAATCAGAGTGCCCATTATCAAGAAAAGTTGAACGTGAAGGAATAAAAGTTAATTTTTTACCCTTCCCTAATATATCACTTCAAAAAAAGAGAATTAATTCTAATTGGATTAGTATATTCATTAGTAAAATTTTGATGGTTTTAACGCTCTTATTATTCTCAATTCGAACATTTCAATTTGTTAGAAAACATGAGTATGAAATTGTTTGGTGTGAAAATATAAAAGTTTTATTATCTGTCTCATTACTAAAGTTTTCCAATGTTAAGTTAGTATTCAATATGTGGAGCATGGTCAACTCCCGTTTGGGCATACGGTTAATTACTTTAATCTCTAATCACATTATAGTTGAAGGCTTTTTTCAAAAGGAATTGTTTACTTCCGTAAAAGCGCCACCAATCACAGTAATTTATACTCAAATTGATAAAGATATATTTAAAGGTTCACAGATAAACACGAGAAAGGAAACTAGTAAAACTATAATTGGTTTTCTAGGAGGATGTAGGTATAGTAAAGGTTATGATATTTTTATTGAAGTTGCCTATAACTTGGTTGTGAGACAAGGATTAACAGATTTAATTTTTCATGTTGCAGGGGCTAGCCAAAGTGATGATTTAATAGATGCCACCGATTTGAGAATAAAAATAGATAAGTTAGGCGATCACATCCAGATAAATCAATGGATTGAGGATAAACACTTTTTTTATAATGAAATTGATATATTTGTCTCAACCTCTAGGAGTGAGGGACTCCCCGGAGCGGTAAGAGAAGCAATGGGATTTGGTTTACCGGTTATAGCCACAGACGTTGGAGGTACCCAGGAAGCATTGGGGGAAACCGGGCTTATAATAACAGGAAATACTAGAGAAGAGATAGAAAAACATTGTGAGCAATTTATAAAACATTTAGTTACTTATAAACGAAAATCTCAAATTCTTGGTTCTGCTGCTCATAAAAGAGCGAATGATCTTTTTATTGGATATGGCTGGGTAAAACAACTAGAAAAAGTATTTTCTAAACAATAG
- a CDS encoding oligosaccharide flippase family protein, with protein sequence MSNNNLKQIKNKTIKSLKWQSFNSLVSTIVNPISLIVLAYLLTPKEYGYIAILTIIISFAEKIANMGFSHAIIQKEKVSKKDLNSIFWFITTFSVMISIIIYIFSYNIATLFGEPELVKLIKYSSLIFLLQPIGSIFNSILKKELQYDLFTKVQIAQLVTNKGSMLYLAFIGLGTASFPIGYILGNLIANLLLIVIFIRGNIWFPKIQFSLNNLSKYFKFGFSVSLNSILNNLSYYIDEIIISSIFSIETLGIYHFVKNIFNNVIRIVDSTISQVMFPVFSKMQSFDKEFTNSILKLLKSVSLLIVPVSIGLSLTSSLFVPVLFGSEWLNAITMFYYMCFWAISHLTTSILVGPLYGRGRSDWVLLVTVVEIPVRILVLYLFSYMGINYFILAFSILPLFKLIIYLNMIKKLTGIDLVYTILSLKGIYLAAIFSSSIGLLIKLSLQNIIGLIFTLLIVILFVAIIYILLIRYLDRSMFNYTITLMKKVFNSEKKIETQ encoded by the coding sequence ATGTCGAATAACAATTTGAAACAGATTAAGAATAAAACAATTAAAAGTCTTAAATGGCAATCTTTTAATTCATTAGTTAGCACAATAGTGAATCCTATTTCATTAATAGTGTTAGCATATCTTTTAACACCTAAGGAGTATGGTTATATTGCAATTCTAACTATAATTATTAGTTTTGCCGAAAAAATAGCTAATATGGGTTTTTCACATGCGATAATTCAGAAAGAAAAGGTTTCTAAGAAGGATCTTAACAGTATTTTTTGGTTTATTACAACTTTTAGTGTGATGATCTCAATAATAATTTATATATTTTCTTATAATATTGCAACGCTTTTTGGAGAACCAGAATTAGTTAAATTAATTAAATACTCATCATTAATATTTTTATTACAACCTATTGGATCGATATTCAATTCGATTCTAAAAAAGGAACTGCAATATGACTTATTTACAAAGGTTCAGATAGCACAGTTAGTTACTAATAAAGGAAGTATGTTATATTTAGCTTTTATTGGCTTAGGAACAGCAAGTTTCCCTATAGGCTATATACTTGGAAATTTAATAGCTAATTTACTGTTAATTGTAATTTTCATCAGAGGAAATATCTGGTTTCCGAAGATTCAATTTTCATTAAATAATCTTTCTAAATATTTTAAGTTTGGTTTTTCAGTATCATTAAATTCAATTTTAAATAACCTTAGCTATTATATCGATGAAATAATTATTAGTTCTATTTTTAGTATTGAAACATTAGGGATTTATCATTTTGTGAAAAATATATTTAATAATGTTATTAGAATAGTTGATTCAACTATATCCCAAGTAATGTTTCCAGTATTTTCAAAGATGCAGAGTTTTGATAAAGAATTTACAAATTCAATTTTAAAACTTCTCAAATCTGTTTCGTTACTTATTGTACCTGTATCAATTGGTTTATCACTAACTAGCTCACTTTTTGTACCAGTGCTGTTCGGTAGTGAGTGGCTAAATGCTATTACTATGTTTTATTATATGTGTTTCTGGGCAATATCTCACCTTACTACATCAATTTTAGTAGGGCCATTATATGGGAGAGGTAGGTCTGATTGGGTATTATTAGTTACTGTAGTAGAAATTCCTGTAAGAATATTAGTACTTTATCTATTTAGTTATATGGGAATTAATTATTTCATTCTAGCATTTAGTATTTTGCCGCTATTTAAATTAATTATTTATTTAAATATGATAAAAAAATTGACCGGAATTGATCTAGTTTATACAATTTTGAGTTTAAAGGGAATATATTTGGCAGCAATATTTTCTTCAAGTATTGGGCTATTAATTAAATTATCCTTACAAAATATTATTGGATTAATTTTCACGTTATTAATAGTTATTTTATTTGTCGCCATAATATATATATTATTAATACGTTATTTAGATAGAAGTATGTTTAACTACACCATTACTTTAATGAAGAAAGTATTTAATAGCGAGAAAAAAATTGAAACTCAGTGA
- a CDS encoding glycosyltransferase family 2 protein produces the protein MSTIKTEGNFISIIMPSYNCENFIEDAIRSVIEQTYKQWELIVIDDGSVDNTNRIIEKLSNTDSRIRFYINDENQGVSATRNKGLSLAVGDWIAFLDSDDMWEKTKLEKQMLHARNSKSEFLFTGSSFINESGEYYQGEFKVPELVDYRKLKKHNVISCSSVLIKKRYFDDVKMENDDIHEDYAVWLKVLKSNTVAHGINEPLLIYRISRKSKSGNKIKTIKMTYKVYRFIGINPISSLYYMVSHILGSIKKYKKIKFN, from the coding sequence ATGAGTACTATAAAAACTGAGGGTAATTTTATAAGCATTATTATGCCTTCATATAATTGTGAAAACTTTATAGAAGATGCTATTAGGTCTGTAATAGAACAAACATATAAACAATGGGAATTAATAGTAATTGATGATGGATCTGTAGACAATACAAATAGAATAATAGAAAAATTATCAAATACAGATAGTCGTATTAGATTCTATATAAATGATGAAAATCAGGGCGTATCAGCTACAAGGAATAAAGGCCTATCACTTGCAGTCGGTGATTGGATTGCTTTTTTAGATAGCGACGATATGTGGGAGAAAACAAAACTTGAAAAACAGATGCTTCACGCACGAAATTCAAAGTCTGAGTTTTTATTCACAGGATCCTCTTTTATTAACGAATCTGGAGAGTATTATCAAGGTGAATTTAAGGTTCCAGAATTGGTTGACTATAGAAAATTGAAAAAACATAATGTGATTTCTTGCTCATCAGTTCTTATTAAAAAGCGGTATTTTGATGATGTTAAAATGGAAAATGACGATATACATGAAGATTATGCAGTATGGTTAAAGGTTCTTAAATCTAATACAGTTGCTCATGGTATTAATGAACCGCTCTTAATATATAGAATTTCTCGAAAATCTAAATCAGGAAATAAAATAAAAACTATAAAAATGACATATAAAGTTTACCGGTTTATAGGGATAAATCCAATTAGTTCTTTATATTATATGGTAAGTCACATTTTGGGATCAATTAAAAAGTACAAAAAAATCAAATTTAATTGA
- a CDS encoding O-antigen ligase family protein encodes MIYRNFNLVVFINKIAIFLIYTFPFIPLFNIGSRVIQVETLVFILVLISFTIELSRISFGDLSKDNIILLFVLWLFSLLTVISLFYTSEVILAQLQDLIYWLLSFSPLILIRSKLNGVPTYNYIRSIMFSSIVGSLIVILIKVSSDTVIRSTGFMSSSNLAGVLFALAAIISFGYYLEFKGKLALITFLINIVAILSTGSRESLITLVIAIVIIGLLLFIKSRKQVMRWVLLVIVIFVAGLFILNKLLPDILRRYLVTITSISSGNESEINFAFSDRIILWKELVNWIIENPLTPLGFQGLQITGTFGLYAHNMFLQSIVIGGLVGLIAFFLLIGIIYKYCLRVFLNQPSPISSSLLALLISYSLTGMVSDHFLNFFTWNFIMFIVLRQHVEKQNL; translated from the coding sequence ATGATTTATCGTAACTTTAACTTAGTAGTGTTTATAAATAAAATAGCTATTTTTCTTATCTATACGTTTCCCTTTATACCATTGTTTAATATTGGATCGAGAGTAATTCAAGTCGAGACATTAGTATTCATTTTAGTACTTATATCTTTTACTATTGAGTTGTCTAGAATTAGTTTTGGGGATTTATCCAAAGATAATATTATTTTGTTATTTGTATTGTGGTTGTTTTCCTTACTAACAGTGATTAGTCTTTTTTATACAAGTGAAGTAATATTGGCACAATTACAAGATTTAATCTATTGGCTGCTCAGTTTTTCGCCACTTATTCTTATTAGAAGTAAATTAAATGGTGTCCCTACATATAATTATATTCGTAGCATAATGTTCTCATCTATAGTAGGGTCACTTATAGTTATTCTGATTAAAGTAAGTAGTGATACGGTCATAAGAAGTACAGGATTTATGTCTAGTTCTAATTTAGCAGGAGTACTATTTGCATTAGCTGCAATTATTAGTTTTGGATATTATCTTGAATTCAAAGGTAAACTTGCTCTAATTACATTCTTAATAAATATAGTTGCAATTCTTTCCACCGGATCAAGAGAATCTTTAATTACGTTAGTAATAGCTATTGTAATCATTGGTCTGTTATTATTTATAAAATCAAGAAAACAAGTTATGAGATGGGTTTTATTGGTGATAGTTATTTTTGTTGCCGGTTTGTTCATATTAAATAAGTTACTACCAGATATTTTGCGTCGGTACTTGGTTACCATCACAAGTATATCTAGTGGGAATGAAAGTGAAATAAACTTTGCATTTTCAGATAGAATTATTTTATGGAAAGAGTTGGTTAATTGGATTATTGAAAATCCCTTAACTCCTTTGGGTTTTCAAGGTTTACAAATAACAGGGACTTTTGGGCTTTATGCGCATAATATGTTTTTACAATCTATAGTGATTGGTGGATTGGTTGGTTTAATTGCATTTTTTTTATTGATAGGGATTATCTATAAATACTGTCTAAGAGTTTTTTTAAATCAACCCTCACCTATTTCATCATCATTATTAGCACTATTAATAAGTTATTCATTAACTGGAATGGTCTCCGATCATTTTTTGAATTTTTTTACCTGGAATTTCATAATGTTTATAGTTTTAAGGCAGCATGTTGAGAAGCAAAATTTATAA
- a CDS encoding NAD-dependent epimerase/dehydratase family protein, with product MKTILITGVNSYIGLSFKQWLENYQGQYIVESISLRNDAWKTKDFSKYDVVYHVAGIAHIKETRENANLYFKVNRDLTSELALKAKNEGVKQFIFVSSMSVYGIESGVIDEKSPLKPKSNYGMSKLQAEKKIKMLENDFFKVVILRPPMIYGKDCKGNYNKLAKIARKLPFFPNIENKRSMIYIDNLSELVRLLVENSNSGLFFPQNKEYVSTSKMVKLIADNHKNKIRFTRLFNPLLKHNRVSIINKVFGNLVYEKQMSEVNMKYQLYDLETSIPLTERGHLK from the coding sequence ATGAAGACGATTCTAATTACAGGAGTTAACAGTTATATAGGTTTAAGCTTTAAGCAATGGCTGGAAAACTACCAAGGTCAATATATAGTAGAGTCAATTAGCTTACGAAACGATGCATGGAAGACAAAAGACTTCTCAAAGTATGATGTTGTTTATCATGTAGCTGGAATAGCACATATTAAGGAAACGAGAGAAAACGCTAATCTATATTTTAAGGTAAATCGAGATTTGACTAGTGAACTAGCACTTAAAGCAAAAAATGAGGGTGTCAAACAATTCATATTCGTGAGTTCTATGAGTGTTTATGGAATTGAGAGTGGTGTAATTGATGAAAAATCTCCTCTTAAGCCAAAAAGTAATTATGGAATGTCTAAGCTACAAGCTGAGAAAAAGATTAAAATGTTAGAAAATGATTTTTTTAAAGTTGTAATATTACGCCCGCCCATGATTTATGGTAAGGATTGCAAAGGGAATTATAATAAGTTAGCAAAAATCGCTCGAAAATTACCTTTCTTTCCAAATATAGAAAATAAACGTAGCATGATATATATAGATAACTTATCCGAACTCGTAAGATTGCTAGTTGAGAATTCTAATAGCGGTTTATTTTTTCCTCAGAATAAAGAATATGTCTCTACTTCAAAAATGGTTAAACTTATAGCAGATAATCATAAAAATAAGATTAGATTTACAAGATTATTTAATCCTTTGTTAAAGCATAACAGGGTTAGCATTATTAATAAAGTGTTTGGGAATCTGGTATATGAGAAGCAGATGTCTGAAGTAAATATGAAATATCAATTATATGACTTAGAAACTTCAATTCCTCTAACTGAAAGGGGGCACTTAAAATGA